Below is a genomic region from Salvelinus fontinalis isolate EN_2023a chromosome 2, ASM2944872v1, whole genome shotgun sequence.
GATAGTtggactaagcgcaaaccagatgggatggtgttccgctgcagaatgctgtggtagctatgtgtcagggttgtgtgaggagaatgtttggagtcaaacgcaggaagcAGGTCTGAGCGAAAACCACAGAGTCTTTACTCAAAATATGTGCACAATTCCATACAATGGAAAGAAACAAATACGAACACGTATCGACATCAACACCTAAcgtacaaacaatcacggacaaaaatcaatgaaagacagagtggttaaatagggaacatgatggaagGAATTGATACCAGGTGTctacaatacagacaaaacaaaacgaaactgaaaaatagatcgatggtgactagaaggccggcgacgtcgaccgccgaacaccacccgaacaaggagaagggccgacctcggcggaagtcgtgacactatgATGGTTAAGtgagccttgaattctaaataaatcacagacagtgtaaccagcaaagcacccccacaccataacacctccacctccatgctttacgatgggaaatacacatgcggcgatcatccgttcacccacaccgcgtctcacaaagacacggctgttggaaccaaaaaatctccaatttggaccagaccaaaggacaaattctCACTGGTCCAttgttcatgtttcttggcccaagcaagtctcttcttattattggtgtcctttagtgtcCTTTAttcgcagcaattcgaccatgaagacctgattcgcAGTCTCCTCCgaactgttgatgttgaggtgtctgttacttgaactctgaagcatttatttgggctgcaatttccgaggctggtaactctaatgaacttatcctctgcagcagaggtaactctggatcttaagttcctgtggcggtcctcatgagagccagtttcatcatagcgcttgatggtttttgcgactgcagttgaagcaactttcaaagttcttgaaatgttccgtattgaatgaccttcatgtcttaaagtaatgatggacagtcGTTTCTCTTttgtgctgttcttgccataatatggacttggtcttttaccaaatagggctatcttctgtataaccccctaacttatcacaacacaactgattggctcaaacacattaagaaggaaagaaattccacaaattaacttttaagaaggcattgaaatgcattccaggtgactacctcataaaactagttgagagaatgccaagtgtgtgcaaagctgttatcaatgcaaagggtggctatttgaagaatctcaaatataaaatatatatgttgatttgtttaacacttttttggttactaaactcAGTATGGCTGTtggtattgtcatgctggtgggtcatgtcagggtgagcctccaggaagggtaccacatgaaggaggaggatgtcttccctgtaacgcacagcgttgagattgcctgcaatgacaacaagctcagtccgatgaatCTCCAATTCGAattcgctccagagtacaggcctcggtgtaacgctcattcctttcaacgataaacgtgaatccaaccatcacccctggtgagacaaaaccgcgactcgtcagtgaagagcactttttgccagccttgtctggtccagcgatggtgggtttgtgcccataggcgacgttgttgccggtgatgtctggtgaggacctgccttacaacaagcctacaagccctcagtccggcctctctcagcctattgcggacagtctgagcactgatggagggattatgcattcctggtgtaactcgggcagttgttgttgtcatcctgtgcctgtcccgcaggtgtgatgttcggatgtaccgatcctgtgcaggtgttgttacacgtggtctgccactgcgaggatgatcagctgtccgtcctttcTCACCGGTAGCGCTGTCTTAGAAacctcacagtacggacattgcaatttatttccctggccacatctgcagtcctcatgcctccttgcagcatgcctaaagcacgttcacgcaggtgagcagggaccatgggcatctttcttttggtgtttttcagtcagtagaaaggcctctttagtgtcctaagttttcataactgtgaccttaattgcctaccgtctgcaagctgttagtgtcttaacaaccgctccacaggtgcatgttcattaattgtttatggttcattgaacaagcatgggaaaccgtttttaaaccctttaaaatgaagatctgtgaagttatttgcgtttttacaaattatctttgaaagattgggacgtttcttttttttctgagtttacatgattccatatgtattatttcatagttgagatgccttctctattattctacaatgtagaagttTTAAAAAAGATtttaaaatccttgaatgagtaggtattctaaaacttttgaccggtagtgtacatcgGCCTATGCATACCTAAACAGCCATAAGTTATTAATCAACTATACTGCAATGAACTACACCCAGCGCACCACAGTATCAATTGCTGGTACATATGTTTTAGTAAACGATCAGCTGTATCAAGCTCTCCCAGGGGTTACCTGGATGAATTTGAAGATGTATTTATATTATATTAAAACAATACCTTGGTGTCAGATATGGCTTGTTCAGTGTGCTAGTTTTTAAAACCACAGGGGCATCATCTGGGATGTTGAGGTAGATCAAGTAAAAGGCAACAAAATGGACGACCATCCCCAGGAAGACCACAGATGTCCGTCTGAAGCGGTTCTTCTTACATACTAGTCCAAATACGCCTCCACCTGACAAATCACATCAGATTACTGTCAAACTAGTTCCTTGTTAGATTGTAACACCAACATAAGAGTGATGGGTAAAAGTTACACTGGGCAACACAAACCTACCAACTATCTCTCCAATCCCCACCACGATTCCAGAGATCCCAATCAAGCCTTTAGCTGCCGCTCCAAACTCTGTTGTAGCCCCGATACATGTCCCATACACACCACTGTAGAAAGATAGCTCCAGACCTACGATGACAACACACTGCTAAAAACACTATTCCTCTGAGGGAAATGTCTGGACTTTTGGTTGTGCAGTACAATCTACTTACCACTGTATGCCATGCAACAGCTCAGGAGCAATATGGTTTTGGTTTTAAGTAGTTGCAGGATTGTCTCTGAAGGAAACACACAAGGAATTGCTTTGGATGACTAACAGGATAGTAAAACAGTGTAACAACATAAACAAGGTAACGGAGGTGTCCTTTAACCCAAAGGAATAGATCAATGATTGATTGTATAATAACAAATGTGCCTATGAAGCTACATTAACTTACTAAATTCTGACTTTGCATCTTGTACTGCAGAGTTGGCTCTTTGCTTATACCTGCCAAACATTAAGATGGAAAATGATCAAATTAGCAAGACAAACAATATTTATTTTCAATACTGTGATATTCAAATTCATAGCAGAATGAATAACCACCATTTAAAACAGAGACACCAACACAGTGCCATATTTTCCCATTGGATGATCTTCACATGCACATACCTGATATTTCTATCCTTCCATTCCAATCAATATAAATGTAAAGATTGCCAAATAACATGCTGAAAAAGAAAACATTGTGTAGGTCACCAAATAATGGAAATGACTGCCATTATTATGTACCCTACCATTAAAATATACTATTAATATACCTGCACTGTAAAAGGGCCCAAAACATCCCTGTGTTCCTATTGATGGTGGAAGCATCGGAGTTCTCCACAAGGAATTGTCCTTGAGCTGTCCA
It encodes:
- the LOC129867542 gene encoding UNC93-like protein MFSD11, whose product is MAYSGLELSFYSGVYGTCIGATTEFGAAAKGLIGISGIVVGIGEIVGGGVFGLVCKKNRFRRTSVVFLGMVVHFVAFYLIYLNIPDDAPVVLKTSTLNKPYLTPRYCFNII